The following are encoded together in the Salvia hispanica cultivar TCC Black 2014 chromosome 6, UniMelb_Shisp_WGS_1.0, whole genome shotgun sequence genome:
- the LOC125196294 gene encoding oleosin H1-like, with amino-acid sequence MDRTDRDRLHPRQIQVHSDQQAHRYDAGAKSLLPRNGPSTGQVLAILTLLPVGGSLLGLAGITLVGSLLGLAVATPLFVIFSPILLPAAILIAGTVAAFLTSGAFGLTGLSSLSWVFNSFRQATGQEPLDYAKRRVQEGTMYVGEKTKQVGETIKSKAQEGEGGAQAGAVGGGATKA; translated from the coding sequence ATGGACCGCACTGACCGTGACCGTCTCCACCCTCGCCAAATCCAAGTCCACTCCGACCAGCAGGCCCACCGCTACGACGCCGGCGCCAAGAGCCTCCTCCCGAGGAACGGCCCCTCGACGGGCCAGGTGCTCGCCATCCTCACTCTCCTCCCTGTCGGTGGCAGCCTCCTCGGCCTCGCCGGTATCACGCTCGTCGGGAGCCTCCTCGGCCTCGCCGTCGCCACCCCTCTCTTCGTCATCTTCAGCCCCATCCTCCTCCCCGCCGCCATCCTCATCGCCGGCACCGTCGCCGCCTTCCTCACCTCCGGCGCCTTTGGCCTCACCGGCCTCTCGTCGCTGTCGTGGGTGTTCAACTCGTTCCGCCAGGCCACAGGGCAGGAGCCCCTCGACTATGCGAAGAGGCGCGTGCAGGAGGGGACGATGTATGTCGGGGAGAAGACGAAGCAGGTCGGCGAGACGATCAAGAGTAAGGCGCAGGAAGGCGAAGGCGGCGCCCAAGCTGGCGCGGTTGGCGGCGGCGCCACCAAGGCTTGA
- the LOC125197080 gene encoding casein kinase II subunit alpha-2-like, with protein sequence MSKARVYTDVNVLRPREYWDYENLTVQWGDQDDYEVVRKVGRGKYSEVFEGINVNNNERCIIKILKPVKKKKIKREIKILQNLRGGPNVVKLLDIVRDQHSKTPSLIFEFVNSTDFKVLYPTLTDYDIRYYIYELLKALDYCHSQGIMHRDVKPHNVMIDHELRKLRLIDWGLAEFYHPGKEYNVRVASRYFKGPELLVDLQDYDYSLDMWSLGCMFAGMIFRKEPFFYGHDNQDQLVKIAKVLGTDELNAYLHKYHLELDPQLEALVGRHSRKPWSKFINSDNQHLVSPEAIDFLDKLLRYDHQDRLTAREAMAHPYFSQVRAAENSRTRTQP encoded by the exons ATGTCGAAAGCACGAGTGTACACCGATGTAAATGTGCTGCGCCCCAGGGAATACTGGGATTACGAAAACCTAACTGTGCAGTGGGG CGACCAAGATGATTATGAGGTTGTTCGCAAAGTTGGAAGGGGGAAATACAGTGAAGTTTTTGAAGGTATAAATGTGAACAACAATGAGCGATGCATAATCAAGATTCTGAAACCTGttaagaagaaaaag ATCAAGAGAGAGATCAAAATACTACAGAACTTGCGTGGGGGACCAAATGTTGTCAAGCTCTTAGACATTGTCAGAGATCAACACTCGAAAACTCCTAGcttgatatttgaatttgtgaatagTACAGATTTTAAAGTCTTGTACCCTACATTGACGGATTATGACATACGTTACTACATATATGAGCTCCTCAAG GCACTAGATTATTGTCACTCACAGGGAATAATGCACAGAGATGTAAAGCCTCATAATGTAATGATAGACCATGAGTTGCGTAAATTACGCCTGATTGATTGGGGGCTGGCTGAGTTCTATCACCCCGGAAAGGAATATAATGTCCGTGTTGCTTCAAG ATACTTCAAGGGCCCAGAACTTCTTGTTGATTTGCAAGATTATGACTATTCTTTGGATATGTGGAGTTTGGGTTGCATGTTTGCTGGAATG ATTTTCCGCAAGGAACCTTTCTTTTATGGACATGATAACCAGGATCAACTCGTGAAAATTGCCAAG GTGCTTGGAACTGATGAGCTGAATGCTTATTTGCATAAATACCATTTGGAGCTTGATCCTCAACTTGAAGCTCTGGTTGGAAG GCACAGCAGGAAACCTTGGTCGAAATTCATCAACTCTGATAATCAGCATCTTGTGTCACCAGAG GCTATAGATTTCCTTGACAAACTCCTGCGCTACGATCATCAAGATAGGCTCACCGCCAGAGAGGCTATG GCTCACCCGTATTTCTCGCAAGTGAGGGCAGCAGAGAATAGCCGCACGCGTACACAGCCATGA
- the LOC125193758 gene encoding subtilisin-like protease SBT1.7 — MAIGFKFLPAIRILLLLLAVAAEKETYIVHMAKSEMPGEFVDHTRWYDASLKSVSGEAEMLYTYTNVVHGFSTRLTPDEARSMEARPGILSVLPESRYELHTTRTPSFLGLDQNAAMFPQSDSASDVIVGVLDTGVWPESPSFDDTGFSAVPTSWRGECEIGTNFTKSNCNKKLIGARFFARGYEATLGPIDETKESRSPRDDDGHGTHTSTTAAGSVVSGASLFGYAAGTARGMAPRARIAAYKVCWIGGCFSSDILAALDKAIDDNVNVLSLSLGGGMSDFFRDSVAIGAFAAMEKGILVSCSAGNAGPTSYSLSNVAPWITTVGAGTLDRDFPAFVSLGNGKNFSGVSLFKGGALPGKLLPFVYAGNVSNASDGNLCMTGSLIPEKVRGKIVLCDRGVNPRVQKGSVVKDAGGLGMVLANTAANGDELVADAHLLPATTVGETTAKEIKEYLFSDPNPTATVLFEGTKVGIEPSPVVAAFSSRGPNSITPQILKPDLIAPGVNILAGWSGAVGPTGLAEDARRVGFNIISGTSMSCPHVSGLAALLKAAHPDWSPAAIRSALMTTAYTAYKNGKVIQDVSTGKPSTAFDHGAGHVDPVSALNPGLVYDLDAEDYLNFLCALNYTASQINSLARRNFSCVAGKSYSVNDLNYPSFAVSLDTRGGVVKHKRTLTNVGPPGAYKVSVASDDSVKIAVEPQSLTFGQSNEKKSYSVTFTAGAMPANANGFGRIEWSDGKRVVGSPVAVSWV, encoded by the coding sequence ATGGCgattggatttaaatttcttcCGGCAATCAGAATCCTGCTTCTTCTTCTGGCCGTAGCTGCGGAGAAGGAGACCTACATTGTCCACATGGCCAAGTCGGAGATGCCGGGGGAGTTCGTGGACCACACGCGCTGGTACGACGCGTCGCTGAAATCGGTATCCGGCGAGGCGGAGATGCTCTACACCTACACCAACGTGGTCCACGGATTCTCCACCCGCCTCACCCCCGACGAGGCCCGCTCCATGGAGGCCCGACCCGGTATCCTCTCGGTCCTACCCGAATCCCGATACGAGCTCCACACCACCCGGACCCCTTCCTTCCTCGGCCTCGACCAAAACGCCGCGATGTTTCCCCAATCCGACTCCGCCAGTGACGTCATCGTCGGAGTTCTCGACACCGGCGTCTGGCCGGAGAGTCCGAGCTTCGACGACACCGGTTTCTCCGCCGTGCCGACTTCGTGGAGAGGCGAATGCGAGATCGGGACCAATTTCACCAAATCCAACTGCAATAAGAAATTGATCGGAGCGAGGTTTTTCGCCAGAGGATACGAGGCCACGCTCGGCCCGATCGACGAGACGAAGGAGTCGAGATCGCCGCGCGACGACGACGGTCACGGCACGCACACttccaccaccgccgccggaTCTGTCGTCTCCGGCGCAAGCTTGTTCGGATACGCCGCCGGCACGGCCCGCGGGATGGCCCCGCGAGCGAGGATCGCCGCTTACAAAGTCTGCTGGATCGGCGGCTGCTTCAGCTCCGATATTCTAGCCGCCTTGGATAAAGCTATCGACGATAACGTTAATGTGCTCTCGCTCTCTCTCGGCGGCGGAATGTCCGATTTCTTCAGAGACAGCGTCGCCATCGGAGCTTTCGCCGCCATGGAGAAGGGGATCCTCGTGTCCTGCTCCGCCGGAAACGCCGGCCCTACCTCCTACAGCCTCTCCAACGTCGCGCCGTGGATTACAACCGTCGGCGCTGGGACGCTCGACCGCGATTTCCCGGCGTTCGTCAGCCTCGGCAACGGGAAGAACTTCTCCGGCGTGTCTCTGTTCAAAGGCGGCGCATTGCCGGGGAAATTGCTCCCCTTCGTCTACGCCGGAAATGTGAGCAATGCTAGCGACGGCAATTTATGTATGACCGGATCTCTAATTCCGGAAAAGGTGCGCGGGAAAATCGTGCTGTGCGACCGCGGCGTGAATCCTAGGGTTCAGAAGGGGTCCGTGGTGAAGGACGCCGGAGGCCTCGGCATGGTTTTAGCCAACACCGCCGCGAATGGCGACGAATTAGTGGCGGACGCGCACTTACTCCCCGCCACCACCGTCGGCGAAACCACCGCGAAAGAAATCAAGGAATACTTATTCTCAGATCCCAATCCAACAGCAACGGTTCTCTTCGAGGGGACGAAAGTCGGAATCGAGCCGTCTCCAGTAGTCGCGGCTTTCAGCTCGCGAGGGCCGAACTCGATCACGCCGCAGATTCTGAAGCCGGACCTGATCGCGCCAGGTGTCAACATCCTAGCCGGCTGGTCAGGAGCGGTCGGCCCCACCGGCTTAGCCGAGGACGCGCGGCGCGTGGGCTTCAACATCATCTCCGGCACCTCAATGTCGTGCCCCCACGTCAGCGGCTTGGCGGCTCTCCTCAAAGCGGCTCACCCGGACTGGAGCCCCGCCGCGATCAGATCCGCGCTGATGACGACGGCTTACACGGCTTACAAAAACGGGAAAGTGATCCAAGACGTCTCCACGGGAAAACCGTCAACGGCGTTCGATCACGGCGCCGGACACGTGGACCCCGTATCAGCCCTTAATCCGGGGCTGGTCTACGATTTGGACGCTGAGGATTACTTGAATTTCCTATGCGCGTTGAACTACACCGCCAGCCAGATCAACAGCCTCGCGAGGCGGAACTTCAGCTGCGTGGCGGGTAAATCGTATAGTGTGAATGACCTAAATTACCCCTCCTTCGCAGTCAGCCTCGACACACGTGGCGGTGTGGTCAAGCACAAGAGAACTTTGACCAACGTGGGCCCGCCCGGGGCCTACAAGGTCTCCGTGGCGTCAGATGATTCGGTAAAGATCGCGGTGGAGCCGCAGAGTTTGACTTTTGGTCAAAGCAATGAGAAGAAATCGTATTCTGTGACGTTCACGGCGGGGGCGATGCCGGCGAATGCCAACGGATTTGGCCGGATTGAGTGGTCGGACGGGAAGCGTGTGGTGGGGAGTCCGGTGGCGGTCAGTTGGGTTTAG